The following is a genomic window from Actinomycetota bacterium.
CAGTTCGAGGACACCCCCGACACCCATCGCTGCGTCGCCTGGGACATGAGGGGTCACGGTCTCAGCGAATGTCCGCCCGGACCCTGGGCACTCCAGGACATCGTCGACGACTGGATCGCCTTCGTGGAGCACGTCGGAGACGGACCCGCGCACCTCGTGGGGATGTCCACCGGCGGGATGATCTCGCTCCGCCTCGCGCTCCAGCGACCCGAGCTCGTCCGCTCCCTCGTCCTGATCGACACGCACGCGGGGGGAGAGGAGGAGGACAGGATCGGCCTGTACCGCAGCTATCAGCAGGCCGTCCGAGACCTCGAGGGCGAGCTCCTCCCCGACGACCTGGCCGCCGCCTCCCTGCCGCTACTGTTCGGACCCCGCTACCTGCGCGAGGAGATGGACGCCCTGAAGGTGCACGTGGCCCGCGGCAAGGACATGGACCACACCGCCATCGTCGAGGGTCTCGAGGCACTGATCACCCGCGACTCGGTAGCCGACCGTCTAGGGGAGATCGGGGTGCCCACCCTCGTGATCCATGGGGCAGAGGACGCGTCGATACCCGTCGCCCGCGCCGAGGCGATAGCGGCCGGCATACCGGGAGCCGAGCTGCATGTGATCGCCGACGCCGGACACACGACGCCGTTGGAGGCGCCGGATGAGGTGAACCGGCTCCTCGAGGGGTTCCTGCGCCGCGTGTCCTAGTCCTCGGGGGGCTGACCGCTCTTCAGGCGCAGTGCGTCCAGGAGGTCCTCGGTCCGGTCGATGATCGCCTCGACGTCCTCGGACATCTCGTCCGGGAGCGTCTCGAGCGCTGTTCGCAGCTCCTCGAGCGCGGTCTCCAGGGCAGCGATCGCTTCGTCCACGTGGTCCTCTCCTCGCTGGATGTCCGGAACGGTCGGGAGTGTACCCCGACAGGTGGCGATCCGAAAGCCCTGTAACCTGGGTCGATGCATCCGGTGGAGCCCCGCATCTCGGCGTACATGTCCACGCTCGTGCGTCGC
Proteins encoded in this region:
- a CDS encoding alpha/beta fold hydrolase gives rise to the protein MAHHFDGRGFRIHYVEQGEGQPVVFAHGFLMDHTMFAPQFEDTPDTHRCVAWDMRGHGLSECPPGPWALQDIVDDWIAFVEHVGDGPAHLVGMSTGGMISLRLALQRPELVRSLVLIDTHAGGEEEDRIGLYRSYQQAVRDLEGELLPDDLAAASLPLLFGPRYLREEMDALKVHVARGKDMDHTAIVEGLEALITRDSVADRLGEIGVPTLVIHGAEDASIPVARAEAIAAGIPGAELHVIADAGHTTPLEAPDEVNRLLEGFLRRVS